A genomic region of Brevibacillus sp. JNUCC-41 contains the following coding sequences:
- a CDS encoding YslB family protein gives MKKNIAAAIEEEIQTEEFKVPAFGYELIREVLLNDILGKDSNQILYWAGKQLARKFPLNGDQEVIEFFQSAGWGNLEILKYTKHEMELSLTGEIISRRLDLHPDCHFQLEAGFLAEQFSLQKKFLSESTEEIKRRAKKVIFTIQWDPRDPI, from the coding sequence ATGAAAAAAAATATTGCTGCTGCGATAGAAGAAGAGATTCAAACTGAAGAATTCAAAGTTCCAGCTTTCGGGTACGAATTAATCAGAGAAGTTCTATTGAACGATATTCTCGGAAAAGACTCTAATCAAATCCTCTATTGGGCAGGTAAACAATTAGCAAGAAAATTCCCATTGAATGGCGATCAGGAAGTTATTGAATTTTTCCAAAGTGCCGGATGGGGAAATCTGGAAATCCTGAAGTATACGAAACACGAGATGGAATTATCCCTGACGGGTGAAATAATCAGCCGCCGCCTGGACTTACACCCTGATTGTCACTTCCAGCTTGAAGCCGGTTTCCTTGCCGAGCAGTTTTCACTGCAAAAAAAATTCCTCAGCGAATCAACGGAAGAAATCAAACGCCGCGCAAAAAAAGTGATATTCACCATCCAATGGGATCCCAGAGATCCAATCTAA
- the racE gene encoding glutamate racemase, which translates to MKQPIGIIDSGVGGLTVAKEVMRQLPNENIIYLGDTARCPYGPRTKKDVQTFTWQMTRFLMKKDIKMLIIACNTATAAVLDEIRAILPIPVLGVIHPGARAALKVSDSLHIGVIGTEGTVKSKAYDDALASINSDVKVDSLACPKFVPIVESGEFQGGIVNRVVAQTLNPLKKTKIDTLILGCTHYPLLGPVISSYMGDEVQVISSGEETAREASVILDYYKLINKSKLRPVHRFYTTGSRDMFGSIASSWLGIHVNDIETIKIDHL; encoded by the coding sequence TTGAAACAACCGATAGGCATCATTGATTCAGGGGTAGGCGGCTTGACAGTAGCTAAAGAAGTCATGCGTCAGCTTCCAAATGAAAATATAATTTACTTAGGTGATACAGCAAGATGCCCTTATGGGCCGAGGACTAAAAAAGATGTCCAAACCTTCACATGGCAGATGACGAGGTTCTTGATGAAGAAGGATATAAAAATGCTGATCATCGCTTGCAATACGGCGACTGCAGCTGTACTGGATGAGATCAGGGCAATACTTCCGATTCCTGTGTTGGGTGTCATCCATCCAGGGGCAAGGGCGGCATTGAAAGTTTCTGATTCCTTGCATATTGGCGTTATTGGTACGGAAGGCACGGTAAAAAGCAAAGCTTATGATGACGCGCTTGCTTCCATCAATTCCGATGTGAAAGTAGATAGTTTAGCATGCCCGAAATTTGTCCCAATCGTGGAAAGCGGGGAGTTTCAAGGGGGTATCGTCAATAGGGTCGTGGCACAAACCTTGAACCCGTTGAAGAAAACGAAGATCGACACATTGATCCTTGGCTGTACCCATTATCCACTGCTCGGGCCTGTAATCTCTTCCTATATGGGGGATGAAGTACAAGTCATTTCCTCTGGGGAAGAGACGGCCCGTGAGGCAAGTGTCATTTTGGATTACTATAAATTAATCAATAAAAGCAAGCTCCGTCCAGTTCATCGCTTTTACACAACCGGTTCAAGAGATATGTTTGGTTCCATCGCTTCGAGCTGGCTCGGTATTCATGTCAATGACATCGAAACAATTAAAATTGATCACTTATAA
- a CDS encoding MarR family winged helix-turn-helix transcriptional regulator: protein MDEEKQSAYVADIERELRYVSTWLKQRGREILHDYKITIPQFVALQWLFESGDMTIGELSTKMFLAFSTTTDLIDRMEKHQLVQRVRDEKDRRVVRIHLLEEGERIIEEVINKRQQYLSGVLVNFNESDIRSLKGILAKLHLEMKEK, encoded by the coding sequence ATGGATGAAGAGAAGCAGTCGGCATATGTAGCCGATATCGAGAGGGAATTGCGCTATGTATCGACATGGCTTAAACAAAGGGGAAGAGAAATTCTCCATGATTATAAAATTACCATTCCTCAATTCGTGGCTTTGCAATGGCTTTTTGAATCAGGCGACATGACGATTGGTGAATTGTCCACGAAGATGTTCCTCGCCTTCAGCACAACGACGGACCTGATTGACCGCATGGAGAAACATCAGCTTGTTCAGCGTGTCAGGGATGAAAAGGACCGGCGTGTGGTTCGAATTCACCTTCTTGAAGAAGGTGAACGGATTATCGAAGAAGTAATTAATAAACGGCAGCAGTACTTGAGTGGCGTGTTAGTCAATTTTAACGAATCTGACATCAGGTCCCTCAAAGGGATTTTAGCAAAACTACATCTAGAAATGAAAGAAAAATGA
- the trxA gene encoding thioredoxin, with product MAIVNATDQTFTTDTSEGVVLVDFWAPWCGPCKMIAPVLQELDTEIGDKAKIVKVDVDENQETAGKFGVMSIPTLIVLKDGEVVDKVVGFQPKEALAELIAKHA from the coding sequence ATGGCTATTGTAAATGCAACTGACCAAACTTTCACAACAGATACTAGCGAAGGTGTTGTTCTTGTAGATTTTTGGGCTCCATGGTGCGGACCTTGTAAAATGATCGCTCCAGTTCTTCAAGAGCTTGATACTGAAATTGGCGATAAAGCAAAAATCGTAAAAGTGGATGTAGATGAAAACCAAGAAACAGCAGGAAAATTCGGTGTAATGAGCATCCCGACATTAATCGTCCTTAAAGACGGTGAAGTGGTTGATAAGGTTGTTGGTTTCCAACCTAAAGAAGCACTTGCTGAACTTATTGCAAAACACGCGTAA
- a CDS encoding succinate dehydrogenase cytochrome b558 subunit, producing MAKNREFGNRRLHSLLGVIPIGLFLIFHLSVNFMATKGEETFNGAVHLIEFTPVKLLVEWVVIYLPILFHAVYGIYIAFTAKNNLGRFGFFRNWMFMLQRLTGIITLIFLVWHIWETRVQAALGATVDFDMMAEIFSNPFMIGFYIVGIISAIFHFANGLWSFAVSWGLTVSPRSQRIMTYFTLIVFVLLSYIGVSAIFAFV from the coding sequence GTGGCAAAGAATCGTGAGTTTGGGAATCGCAGGCTTCATTCACTTCTAGGAGTAATTCCAATTGGTCTATTCCTAATTTTTCATTTATCGGTAAACTTTATGGCAACAAAGGGAGAAGAGACTTTTAATGGGGCAGTTCATTTGATTGAGTTTACGCCCGTAAAGCTTTTGGTTGAATGGGTCGTCATCTATCTACCAATCCTTTTCCATGCTGTATACGGAATTTATATTGCCTTTACAGCAAAAAACAATTTGGGGAGATTTGGATTCTTCCGTAACTGGATGTTCATGCTGCAACGCTTGACTGGAATCATAACATTGATCTTCCTTGTTTGGCACATTTGGGAAACTAGAGTCCAAGCAGCTCTAGGGGCAACAGTTGATTTCGATATGATGGCAGAAATTTTCTCTAATCCATTCATGATCGGGTTCTATATTGTCGGTATTATCTCAGCAATTTTCCACTTTGCTAATGGATTATGGTCATTTGCAGTGAGCTGGGGTCTGACAGTTTCACCAAGATCGCAAAGAATCATGACATACTTTACATTGATCGTTTTCGTTCTTCTTTCTTATATCGGAGTTAGCGCAATTTTCGCTTTCGTATAA
- a CDS encoding GerMN domain-containing protein: MSNKSKVTMAVTILASSFWLSGCGLFGGEEKKEIDPPKDVTLVEDESSLKETEMNGGEKPAADGEKGAVESKTVKTELYLIDKSGYVVPQTLELPKSEAVAKQALDYLVSNGPVTDKLPNGFRAVIPADTQISVNIKDGVAVADFSPEFKNYQKEDELKILQAITWTLTQFDSVDKIKMRINGEDISEMPVNGTPIDENISRSSGINIDTSDVVDISNTKALTVYYVGGDEEYTYYVPVTRRISETVSDNVTAVIKELTKSPSGSSLQTGFMSDVALLDEPKVAEGKVSLNFNENILGSFKEKKVSQEVLDALVLSLTEQKGIESVEVQVQGSADVLNEEGKKLSEPVVRPEKVNTGSF, encoded by the coding sequence ATGTCCAATAAATCAAAAGTAACAATGGCTGTGACCATTCTGGCATCTTCTTTTTGGCTTTCGGGCTGCGGATTATTTGGCGGTGAAGAGAAAAAGGAAATTGATCCACCAAAGGATGTTACATTAGTCGAGGATGAATCTTCATTGAAAGAAACAGAAATGAATGGTGGGGAAAAGCCAGCGGCTGATGGAGAAAAAGGCGCCGTTGAATCGAAAACGGTGAAGACGGAGTTATATTTAATTGATAAAAGCGGGTATGTGGTTCCACAAACATTGGAACTTCCTAAATCGGAGGCTGTCGCTAAACAGGCCCTAGATTACCTTGTCAGTAACGGCCCAGTCACGGATAAACTTCCAAATGGGTTCAGGGCCGTCATTCCTGCCGATACCCAAATAAGCGTGAACATTAAAGACGGAGTGGCTGTGGCGGACTTTTCGCCGGAGTTCAAAAACTATCAGAAAGAGGATGAACTTAAAATCCTTCAGGCCATTACATGGACCCTGACACAATTCGACTCGGTCGATAAAATCAAAATGAGAATCAATGGAGAAGATATTTCCGAAATGCCGGTCAATGGCACACCGATAGATGAAAATATCTCAAGGTCGTCAGGAATCAATATCGATACGAGTGACGTAGTCGACATTTCCAATACAAAAGCACTGACCGTTTATTATGTAGGCGGTGACGAGGAGTACACTTATTATGTTCCGGTGACGCGCAGGATCAGTGAAACGGTGTCTGATAATGTAACAGCCGTCATTAAGGAATTAACGAAGAGTCCTTCGGGTTCTAGCCTGCAAACAGGGTTCATGAGTGATGTAGCTTTACTTGACGAGCCTAAGGTGGCAGAAGGTAAGGTCAGCCTCAATTTTAACGAAAATATCCTTGGAAGCTTTAAAGAGAAAAAGGTATCACAAGAAGTACTTGATGCCTTGGTCCTTTCTTTAACGGAACAGAAAGGAATTGAAAGCGTTGAAGTACAAGTGCAGGGCAGCGCAGATGTACTTAATGAAGAAGGAAAGAAATTATCCGAACCAGTGGTCCGTCCAGAGAAAGTCAACACAGGCAGTTTTTAA
- the uvrC gene encoding excinuclease ABC subunit UvrC, with protein sequence MNQQIKNKLALLPDQPGCYLMKDRQGTIIYVGKAKVLKNRVRSYFTGSHDGKTFRLVNEIEDFEYIVTSSNIEALILELNLIKKHDPKYNVMLKDDKTYPFIKLTAERHPRLIITRKVKKDKGKYFGPYPNAFAANETKKLLDRIYPLRKCNTLPDRVCLYYHLGQCLAPCVYEVEEQEYKKMVDDINRFLNGGHTEIKKELTEKMLVASEELDFERAKEFRDKIAHIDITMEKQKMMTTDFIDRDVFGFAYDKGWMCVQVFFVRQGKLIERDVSLFPVYDEPEQELLTFLGQFYEITNHFKPKEILLPESVDAEMAEGLLGVKTIHPKRGAKKDMLKLANKNASIALQEKFSLIERDEERTINAVENLGNQLGIYTPHRIEAFDNSNIQGSDPVSALVVFIDGKPEKREYRKYKIKTVQGPDDYESMREVVRRRYSRVLKEGLPLPDLIIIDGGKGHVEAVRDILENELGLEIPLSGLIKDEKHRTSQLMIGNPLEIVPLDSRSQEFYLLQRIQDEVHRFAITFHRQLRGKNAVHSQLDDIPGVGEKRRKQLLRHFGSLKKIKEATVEEIMEAGMPKGVAEGIVRKLQE encoded by the coding sequence ATGAATCAACAAATAAAGAATAAACTTGCCCTTCTTCCCGATCAACCTGGTTGTTATTTAATGAAGGATCGTCAGGGAACGATCATATATGTAGGCAAAGCGAAGGTGTTGAAAAATCGTGTCCGGTCTTATTTTACGGGATCTCATGATGGAAAAACATTTCGGCTCGTGAATGAGATTGAGGATTTCGAATACATCGTCACCTCTTCCAATATCGAGGCTCTTATTTTAGAGTTGAACTTAATCAAAAAACATGACCCAAAATATAATGTCATGCTAAAGGATGATAAGACGTATCCTTTCATCAAGCTGACTGCGGAACGCCACCCACGTCTAATCATTACGCGAAAAGTAAAAAAAGACAAAGGGAAATATTTCGGTCCTTATCCGAATGCATTTGCAGCTAACGAAACGAAAAAATTGCTCGACCGCATCTATCCCCTAAGAAAATGCAATACATTACCAGATCGCGTTTGTCTCTACTATCATCTTGGACAGTGCCTGGCCCCATGTGTATATGAAGTAGAGGAACAGGAATATAAAAAAATGGTGGATGATATCAACCGGTTCTTGAACGGCGGGCATACTGAAATAAAAAAAGAACTGACTGAAAAAATGCTAGTGGCATCAGAAGAGCTCGATTTCGAGAGGGCCAAGGAGTTCCGTGACAAGATTGCCCACATTGATATTACGATGGAGAAGCAAAAAATGATGACGACCGATTTCATCGACAGGGATGTATTTGGGTTTGCCTATGATAAAGGCTGGATGTGCGTACAGGTATTTTTTGTTCGGCAGGGTAAATTAATAGAAAGGGATGTTTCACTTTTTCCGGTCTATGATGAACCCGAACAGGAACTTCTTACATTCCTCGGTCAATTTTACGAGATTACGAACCATTTTAAACCAAAGGAAATCTTGCTGCCTGAATCAGTGGATGCCGAAATGGCCGAAGGACTGCTTGGGGTCAAAACGATTCACCCCAAAAGGGGGGCGAAAAAAGACATGCTTAAATTGGCGAATAAAAATGCCTCCATCGCCCTTCAGGAAAAATTCTCTTTGATTGAAAGGGATGAAGAAAGAACGATCAATGCGGTGGAAAACCTCGGGAACCAACTGGGTATCTACACCCCGCATCGAATTGAAGCTTTCGATAACTCCAATATCCAGGGAAGTGACCCTGTTTCCGCTTTAGTCGTGTTCATTGATGGGAAGCCGGAAAAAAGAGAGTACCGAAAATATAAGATCAAGACGGTCCAAGGACCTGATGATTATGAATCGATGCGTGAAGTGGTCAGAAGAAGGTATTCACGAGTATTGAAAGAAGGGCTGCCGCTTCCGGACTTGATCATCATTGATGGCGGAAAGGGACATGTCGAAGCCGTTCGGGATATTTTGGAGAATGAATTGGGCCTTGAGATTCCGCTTTCAGGCCTCATTAAGGATGAAAAGCATAGGACATCGCAATTGATGATCGGAAATCCTCTTGAAATCGTACCTCTTGATTCTCGGAGCCAGGAATTTTACCTATTGCAAAGAATTCAGGATGAAGTGCATCGGTTCGCTATTACTTTTCATCGCCAGCTGCGTGGGAAAAATGCGGTTCACTCCCAGCTTGATGATATTCCAGGAGTCGGGGAAAAAAGAAGGAAGCAATTATTAAGGCATTTTGGATCATTGAAGAAAATCAAAGAGGCAACAGTCGAGGAAATCATGGAAGCTGGTATGCCAAAAGGGGTAGCCGAGGGAATCGTTAGAAAATTACAAGAATAA
- the sdhA gene encoding succinate dehydrogenase flavoprotein subunit yields MGKGKIVIVGGGLAGLMATIKAAELGQQVDLFSLVPVKRSHSVCAQGGINGAVNTKGEGDSPYIHFDDTVYGGDFLANQPPVKAMCEAAPSIIHMFDRMGVMFNRTPEGLLDFRRFGGTQHSRTAFAGATTGQQLLYALDEQVRRYEVEGLVTKYEGWEFLGAVIDDEQTARGIVAQNLTSMEIKSFPGDAVIMASGGPGIIFGKSTNSMINTGSAASIVYQQGVNYANGEFIQIHPTAIPGDDKLRLMSESARGEGGRIWTYKDGKPWYFLEEKYPAYGNLVPRDIATREIFDVCMNMKLGINGENMVYLDLSHKDPKELDIKLGGIIEIYEKFMGEDPRKVPMKIFPAVHYSMGGLWVDYDQMTNIKGLFAAGECDYSQHGGNRLGANSLLSAIYGGSVAGPNAVKYIEGLDKTSESIPSSLYEGYEKQEQEKWNEVMSLDGNENAYILHKELGEWMTQHVTVVRYNDKLKETDNKILELMERYKKININDTAKWSNQGAAFTRQLQNMMQLARVITIGALNRDESRGAHYKPDFPERNDDKFMKTTMATFKGLDQAPEFHYEDIDVSLIAPRKRDYTTKH; encoded by the coding sequence TTGGGTAAAGGTAAAATAGTTATCGTTGGTGGAGGTCTAGCTGGATTAATGGCTACGATCAAAGCAGCAGAGCTGGGACAACAGGTTGATTTATTTTCTTTAGTGCCTGTTAAACGCTCTCACTCAGTTTGTGCCCAAGGCGGAATTAACGGGGCAGTAAATACAAAAGGTGAAGGGGATTCTCCATACATCCACTTCGACGATACAGTTTATGGCGGAGATTTCTTGGCTAACCAACCGCCGGTTAAAGCGATGTGCGAAGCAGCACCATCGATCATCCACATGTTTGACCGTATGGGTGTAATGTTCAACCGTACTCCGGAAGGTCTTCTTGATTTCCGTCGTTTCGGTGGTACTCAACATAGCCGTACAGCATTCGCTGGTGCAACAACTGGTCAGCAATTACTTTACGCATTGGACGAGCAGGTTCGCCGTTATGAAGTTGAAGGCCTTGTAACGAAATATGAAGGCTGGGAATTCCTTGGAGCTGTTATCGATGATGAGCAAACAGCACGCGGTATCGTAGCTCAAAACCTGACTTCAATGGAAATCAAATCATTCCCTGGCGACGCAGTCATCATGGCGAGCGGCGGCCCTGGAATCATTTTCGGTAAATCAACTAACTCAATGATCAATACAGGATCTGCAGCATCCATCGTTTATCAACAAGGTGTAAATTATGCAAATGGTGAGTTCATTCAAATTCACCCGACAGCAATCCCTGGAGATGATAAGCTTCGTCTAATGAGTGAATCCGCTCGTGGTGAAGGTGGACGTATCTGGACATATAAAGACGGAAAACCTTGGTATTTCCTTGAAGAAAAATATCCTGCTTATGGTAACCTTGTACCTCGTGATATCGCGACTCGTGAAATCTTCGACGTATGTATGAACATGAAGCTTGGTATTAACGGAGAAAACATGGTTTACCTGGATCTTTCTCATAAAGACCCTAAAGAACTTGATATCAAACTTGGCGGAATCATTGAAATTTACGAGAAATTCATGGGTGAAGATCCTCGTAAAGTTCCAATGAAAATTTTCCCTGCCGTTCACTATTCTATGGGCGGACTTTGGGTGGATTATGACCAAATGACTAACATCAAAGGTTTATTCGCTGCAGGTGAGTGTGATTACTCACAACATGGCGGTAACCGTCTTGGTGCGAACTCACTTCTTTCTGCAATCTATGGTGGTTCAGTCGCTGGACCGAATGCCGTTAAATATATTGAAGGCCTTGATAAAACTTCAGAATCCATTCCTTCTTCATTGTATGAAGGGTACGAAAAACAAGAACAGGAGAAATGGAATGAAGTCATGTCTCTTGATGGTAATGAAAACGCGTATATTCTACACAAAGAACTTGGTGAGTGGATGACACAGCATGTTACTGTAGTTCGTTACAATGACAAGCTGAAAGAAACGGATAACAAGATTCTTGAGCTGATGGAACGTTACAAGAAAATTAACATCAACGACACGGCAAAATGGAGCAACCAAGGAGCTGCCTTCACTAGACAGCTTCAAAACATGATGCAATTAGCTCGTGTAATCACAATTGGTGCTTTAAACCGTGACGAAAGCCGCGGAGCTCATTACAAACCTGATTTCCCAGAACGTAATGATGATAAATTCATGAAAACAACGATGGCGACATTCAAAGGCTTGGATCAAGCACCTGAATTCCACTACGAAGATATTGATGTATCACTTATCGCACCGCGTAAACGTGACTACACAACGAAACACTAA
- a CDS encoding aspartate kinase — MALIVQKFGGTSVGSVEKIKNVANRVIEEAENGNEVVVVVSAMGKTTDQLVAMARDISGNPSKREMDMLLTTGEQVTISLLTMALIEEGHEAISYTGWQAGMQTESVHGNARILNIDASRIQAQLQRKKIVVVAGFQGNDVNGEITTLGRGGSDTTAVAIAAALNADRCDIYTDVTGVFTTDPRYIKGARKLQSISYDEMLELANLGAGVLHPRAVEYAKNYQIPLEVRSSMVRESGTIIEEEATMEENLIVRGIAFEDSITRVTIYGLPQSLGALSTIFTTLAKNQINVDIIIQSMTAEDTTNLSFSTKSEDTEAALIVLENNKEQLGFDRVETESGLAKVSIVGSGMVSNPGVAAEMFEVMANTGIQVKMVSTSEIKVSTVVNEKEMVKAVESLHEAFKLGQHANVLA; from the coding sequence ATGGCATTAATCGTTCAAAAATTCGGCGGAACATCCGTCGGTAGCGTAGAAAAAATCAAAAATGTTGCCAATCGGGTAATCGAGGAAGCGGAGAATGGAAATGAGGTAGTCGTCGTTGTTTCAGCCATGGGGAAAACAACGGACCAATTGGTTGCCATGGCCCGTGATATTTCCGGAAACCCGAGCAAAAGGGAAATGGATATGCTATTGACTACTGGGGAACAGGTAACGATTTCCCTGTTAACGATGGCATTGATTGAAGAAGGGCATGAAGCCATTTCGTATACTGGCTGGCAGGCTGGCATGCAAACGGAATCCGTTCATGGGAATGCCCGAATTTTAAACATCGATGCTTCAAGGATCCAAGCTCAGCTTCAACGGAAGAAAATAGTGGTTGTGGCCGGTTTCCAAGGTAACGACGTAAATGGGGAAATCACTACCTTGGGGCGAGGCGGTTCCGATACGACGGCGGTTGCCATCGCCGCCGCGCTAAATGCGGATAGATGCGATATTTATACGGATGTAACGGGTGTTTTCACAACGGATCCACGCTACATAAAAGGCGCGCGAAAACTCCAATCCATTTCTTACGATGAAATGCTGGAACTTGCCAACCTGGGGGCGGGCGTCCTTCATCCAAGGGCAGTCGAATATGCAAAAAATTATCAAATTCCGCTTGAAGTCCGTTCAAGCATGGTGAGAGAGTCAGGAACGATCATTGAGGAGGAAGCAACTATGGAAGAAAATTTAATTGTACGCGGCATTGCTTTTGAAGACAGTATTACGAGGGTCACAATTTATGGTTTGCCCCAATCACTTGGTGCATTATCCACAATCTTTACGACACTTGCGAAAAACCAAATTAATGTGGACATCATCATACAAAGCATGACAGCCGAGGATACGACCAATCTATCTTTTTCCACAAAAAGTGAAGATACGGAAGCGGCCTTGATCGTGCTGGAAAATAATAAAGAACAATTGGGATTCGACCGGGTCGAAACGGAGAGCGGGTTGGCCAAAGTGTCCATCGTCGGATCTGGTATGGTATCCAATCCCGGAGTGGCTGCCGAGATGTTTGAAGTGATGGCCAATACAGGCATCCAGGTGAAAATGGTCAGCACATCGGAAATTAAAGTTTCGACTGTCGTCAATGAAAAGGAAATGGTGAAGGCGGTTGAATCCCTTCATGAAGCATTTAAACTTGGTCAGCATGCAAATGTGCTAGCTTAA
- a CDS encoding acyl-CoA thioesterase, translating into MGRISYIDNITEWINDFSFNHEIKVRFSETDMFGHLNNTIPFTYFEEARIEYFNSMGFMKDWASAECGEMPVVANLQCDYLKQVFFNDQLTIHVKADHIGNSSVDLHYMGTKQDGSICLTGRGTIVQVSKATGKPVPWTEEMKRSMWHTELNNPKNISI; encoded by the coding sequence TTGGGCAGAATATCATATATCGATAATATAACGGAGTGGATCAATGATTTTTCTTTTAATCATGAGATTAAGGTCCGCTTTTCGGAAACTGATATGTTTGGGCACTTGAATAACACGATTCCTTTTACTTATTTTGAGGAAGCTCGGATTGAGTATTTCAACAGTATGGGGTTCATGAAGGATTGGGCCTCAGCTGAATGCGGTGAGATGCCGGTTGTTGCAAATTTACAGTGTGATTACCTGAAACAGGTGTTTTTCAATGATCAGTTGACAATCCATGTGAAAGCTGACCATATCGGAAATTCTTCAGTGGACTTGCATTATATGGGGACCAAACAAGATGGTTCAATTTGTTTAACGGGCAGGGGGACGATTGTACAAGTCTCAAAGGCCACCGGAAAGCCCGTACCTTGGACGGAAGAGATGAAACGATCGATGTGGCATACAGAGTTGAACAATCCTAAAAATATTTCCATTTAG
- a CDS encoding helix-turn-helix domain-containing protein has translation MKENEFTHKPLLTKREKEVFELLVQDKTTKEIAGELFISEKTVRNHISNAMQKLGVKGRSQAVIELLRMGELKL, from the coding sequence TTGAAGGAGAACGAATTCACTCATAAGCCACTACTCACCAAAAGAGAAAAAGAAGTATTTGAGTTACTAGTACAAGACAAAACAACAAAAGAAATCGCAGGTGAATTGTTTATTAGCGAAAAAACAGTTCGAAACCATATTTCGAATGCGATGCAGAAGCTTGGAGTTAAAGGACGTTCGCAGGCAGTCATAGAACTCCTTCGTATGGGAGAACTTAAGCTTTAA
- the sdhB gene encoding succinate dehydrogenase iron-sulfur subunit, protein MVETKSETKTVRFIITRQDTPDSAPYDEEFELAYRPNMNVISALMEIRRNPVTVQGKHTTAIAWDMNCLEEVCGACSMVINGKPRQSCTALIDQLEQPVRLAPMRTFPVVRDLQVDRSRMFDSLKKVKAWIPIDGTYNLGPGPRMPEKKRQWAYELSKCMTCGVCLEACPNVNSNSDFIGPQPLSQVRLFNAHPTGAMNKAERLNTIMGDGGLANCGNSQNCVQSCPKGIPLTTSIAALNRDTTIQQFRNFFGSDEV, encoded by the coding sequence ATGGTTGAAACTAAATCTGAGACTAAAACAGTCCGTTTTATAATCACTCGTCAAGATACACCGGATTCAGCTCCTTATGATGAGGAATTCGAATTAGCGTACCGCCCGAATATGAACGTAATTTCCGCTCTAATGGAAATTCGTCGTAATCCAGTAACTGTACAAGGCAAGCACACTACAGCAATCGCATGGGACATGAACTGTCTTGAAGAGGTATGTGGTGCTTGTTCAATGGTTATCAATGGTAAACCAAGACAATCATGTACAGCTCTTATCGATCAATTGGAGCAGCCAGTTCGTCTAGCTCCAATGCGTACATTCCCTGTTGTTCGTGATTTGCAAGTCGATCGCAGCCGTATGTTCGACTCATTGAAAAAGGTAAAAGCATGGATTCCTATCGATGGAACGTACAATCTTGGACCAGGACCTCGTATGCCAGAAAAGAAACGCCAATGGGCTTACGAGTTATCTAAATGTATGACTTGCGGTGTTTGTTTGGAAGCTTGTCCGAACGTAAACAGCAATTCAGACTTCATTGGGCCACAACCATTATCGCAAGTTCGTTTATTCAATGCACATCCAACAGGTGCAATGAACAAAGCTGAACGTTTAAATACGATCATGGGTGATGGAGGGCTTGCAAACTGCGGTAACTCGCAAAACTGTGTGCAGTCTTGTCCGAAAGGCATTCCATTGACGACTTCAATTGCCGCGTTGAACCGTGATACTACGATCCAACAATTCCGTAACTTCTTCGGCAGTGATGAAGTTTAA